AGAACGACAGCGAGCTCAAGGCCCTGCTCGACAAAGGCATTGCCGCGGTGCACGCCGACGGTACCTTCGCCGAAATCCAGAAAAAATACGTCGGCGACCTGGATATCTACAACGAGTAAGCCGTGTAGTCGCGATCGGCTCGCCCTGAGCTGATCGCGCCCGCATTTGCCCTGCGTCCTACCGAGATTTTTCCCGTGAACGACTTCCTTCACTCCCATGGCTGGCAGGCCTTGAGCCTGCAGGGCTTCGGCCCGCTGTTGCTGCAAGGGACCTGGATGACCCTGAAACTGGCGCTGTTGTCGCTGGCCCTGAGCCTGGCACTGGGCCTGTTCGGTGCCAGCGCCAAGCTCTCGCGGCTGAAACTGCTGCGGGTACCGGCCACTCTGTACACCACGCTGATTCGCAGTGTGCCGGACCTGGTGCTGATCCTGCTGATTTTCTACACCTTGCAATTGTGGCTCAACGACCTGACCGAGCTGCTCGGCTGGGACTACTTCGAGATCGACCCGTTCACCGCCGGGGTCATCACCCTGGGCTTTATCTACGGCGCTTACTTCACCGAGAACTTTCGCGGGGCGATCCTCAGCGTCCCGGCCGGGCAACTGGAAGCCGCCACGGCCTACGGTCTGAGCCGCGCGCAACGCTTTCGCCTGGTGCTGTTCCCGCAACTGATGCGCTTCGCCCTGCCGGGCCTTGGCAACAACTGGCTGGTGCTGCTCAAGTCCACTGCGCTGGTGTCGATCATCGGCCTGGCCGACCTGGTCAAGGCCGCACAAAACGCCGGCAAGACCACCAACAACACCCTGTACTTCCTGATCATCGCCGGGCTTGTGTACCTGCTGATCACCACCCTCTCCAACCGTCTGTTCAAGCACCTGGAGCGGCGTTACAACACCGGTATCAAGGGGCTGGCACGATGATCGAACTCTTTGAGCAATACGGCCAGGCCTACCTCTACAGTGACGGCGCCGGGCTTTCCGGGCTGGCCATGACCCTGTGGCTGTTCGTCATCACCATGGTCCTGGGCTTTTTCCTGTCGCTGCCGCTGGCCCTGGCGCGGGTCTCGCGCAGCCTGTGGTTGCGCTGGCCGGTGGAGTTCTACACCTTCGTGTTCCGCGGCACGCCGCTGTATATCCAGCTGTTGATCTGCTACACCGGCCTGTACGGGCTGGAGGTGGTGCGCGATCACGCCCTGCTCGACCAGTTCTTTCGCAATGCGCTGAACTGCACCCTGCTGGCTTTCGTGCTCAATACCTGCGCCTACACCGTGGAGATTTTCGCCGGGGCGATTCGCAATATCCCCCATGGCGAGATCGAAGCGGCCCAGGCCTACGGCCTGCACGGCTGGAAGCTGAACCTGTTCGTGGTGCTGCCGGCGGCTCTGCGCCGCTCATTACCGGCTTACAGCAACGAGCTGATCCTGATGCTGCACGCTACCTCGCTGGCTTTTACCGCCACCATCGCCGACATCCTCAAAGTCGCCCGCGATGCCAATGCCGCCACCTTCCTGACCTTCCAGGCCTTCGGAACCGCGGCACTGCTGTACATGTTGCTGTCCTTCGCGCTGGTCGGGCTGTTTCGCCTGGCCGAGCGGCGCTGGATGGGTTTT
This portion of the Pseudomonas sp. SORT22 genome encodes:
- a CDS encoding ABC transporter permease — protein: MNDFLHSHGWQALSLQGFGPLLLQGTWMTLKLALLSLALSLALGLFGASAKLSRLKLLRVPATLYTTLIRSVPDLVLILLIFYTLQLWLNDLTELLGWDYFEIDPFTAGVITLGFIYGAYFTENFRGAILSVPAGQLEAATAYGLSRAQRFRLVLFPQLMRFALPGLGNNWLVLLKSTALVSIIGLADLVKAAQNAGKTTNNTLYFLIIAGLVYLLITTLSNRLFKHLERRYNTGIKGLAR
- a CDS encoding ABC transporter permease → MIELFEQYGQAYLYSDGAGLSGLAMTLWLFVITMVLGFFLSLPLALARVSRSLWLRWPVEFYTFVFRGTPLYIQLLICYTGLYGLEVVRDHALLDQFFRNALNCTLLAFVLNTCAYTVEIFAGAIRNIPHGEIEAAQAYGLHGWKLNLFVVLPAALRRSLPAYSNELILMLHATSLAFTATIADILKVARDANAATFLTFQAFGTAALLYMLLSFALVGLFRLAERRWMGFLVPARG